One genomic window of Vibrio natriegens NBRC 15636 = ATCC 14048 = DSM 759 includes the following:
- the nhaC gene encoding Na+/H+ antiporter NhaC, producing the protein MCSNSSVIRLPTSMEVVGLMAGFIAVMFLFLNVLSLPIQLALFSTWFLVIGLGLRLGQTYHAMQTGLIKGIHNGMEAVLVLITVGALIGSWIAGGVVPSIIYYGLNVMSPNIFLAAAFVICAMTSLSTGTSFGTVGTAGIAMIGIGHSFGIPLPLVAGAVISGAYVGDKMSPLSDTTVMTASLCKVDLIDHIKSMTYVSGPACLITFTFFLLVGFFYVDGNVDTSRAEAAMLALDQHFTISPWLLLPAVMVIILLSRRMPSIPVITFGAVLGVVCAIVAQGMPTLDAVRTMYIGNAMHSEVDFLNTLLNRGGIVSMLEVIVLILFALGLGGLMEQIGVLQVICNKFLTWANNAGRLTLSTLLGGFFGNFFGGAAYVSLITASTITETNYDQQGIDRRVLSRNTEAGGTVTTPMVPWSDGGVFMATTLGVSTLSYLPFLWYHFLVLAISIFYGYANIAIWRTDTAGATENTADEPTNAETAS; encoded by the coding sequence ATGTGTTCTAACTCTAGTGTTATCCGACTACCGACCAGTATGGAGGTAGTGGGTCTGATGGCGGGATTTATTGCCGTCATGTTCCTGTTTCTCAATGTCCTGTCGCTACCAATACAGCTTGCGTTGTTTTCGACCTGGTTTTTGGTTATAGGACTCGGCCTTAGGCTTGGGCAAACCTACCATGCTATGCAGACCGGATTGATCAAAGGTATTCATAACGGTATGGAAGCCGTACTGGTTCTGATCACTGTTGGGGCGTTAATTGGTTCGTGGATAGCAGGTGGTGTCGTTCCCAGTATCATTTATTACGGGTTGAATGTTATGAGCCCGAATATCTTTCTGGCGGCGGCATTTGTGATTTGTGCAATGACATCACTTTCGACTGGTACTTCCTTTGGCACGGTCGGTACTGCAGGGATCGCGATGATCGGCATTGGTCACAGCTTTGGGATTCCTTTGCCATTGGTGGCCGGGGCTGTGATTAGTGGTGCTTACGTAGGCGATAAAATGTCACCGCTTTCTGATACGACAGTGATGACCGCTTCTTTATGTAAAGTAGATTTAATCGATCATATAAAATCGATGACATATGTCAGTGGGCCTGCGTGTTTGATCACTTTTACGTTCTTCCTGTTGGTTGGCTTCTTTTATGTTGATGGCAATGTGGACACCAGTCGAGCTGAGGCGGCGATGTTGGCACTGGATCAGCACTTTACAATTTCCCCTTGGCTACTACTGCCAGCCGTGATGGTAATCATATTGCTGTCACGTCGGATGCCATCTATTCCGGTAATTACCTTTGGCGCTGTATTAGGAGTTGTTTGTGCCATTGTTGCGCAGGGAATGCCAACGTTGGACGCCGTTCGTACGATGTATATAGGCAATGCGATGCATTCTGAAGTCGACTTTCTGAATACACTGCTAAATCGTGGCGGGATTGTATCGATGTTGGAAGTTATCGTACTGATCTTATTTGCACTTGGGTTGGGAGGGTTGATGGAGCAAATTGGTGTTCTCCAGGTGATATGTAACAAATTCCTGACCTGGGCAAATAATGCTGGCCGTCTGACATTATCGACTTTGTTGGGAGGATTCTTCGGAAATTTCTTTGGGGGAGCTGCGTATGTGTCACTTATTACCGCTAGTACCATCACAGAGACAAACTATGATCAGCAGGGCATAGACCGTCGCGTACTGTCACGTAATACCGAAGCAGGCGGGACTGTAACCACTCCCATGGTGCCATGGTCAGACGGCGGAGTATTCATGGCAACGACTTTAGGCGTATCGACACTCAGTTACCTACCATTCCTTTGGTATCACTTCCTGGTACTCGCAATATCTATTTTTTATGGGTACGCCAATATTGCGATTTGGCGAACTGATACAGCTGGTGCGACAGAAAATACTGCTGACGAACCGACCAATGCTGAAACAGCATCCTGA
- a CDS encoding NAD(P)-binding domain-containing protein — translation MAEPIGILGVGHLAGYVVAALRRSGDNRKIILSPRNQEQAAFLKSSYGCDIAANNQAVIDECTAVLLAVRPDKLKDLVTEIAPTSDHLLISCIAGISLKRLQTLLPNTTIVRTQPLASVEVGEGVVPLFPQNSTAQSILNPIGKLMVFDSESDYDLAGVAAVINGVLFAFMAELSGWFQSKGMTDEQSRELVTHTLRGATGLAGYKLDQRLIDINRTIATPDTFTRTAQDIIKEKGGFEAWLKACDEIKSQFSE, via the coding sequence ATGGCTGAACCTATAGGGATCTTAGGGGTAGGGCATCTAGCAGGTTATGTAGTTGCAGCACTTCGTCGATCTGGGGACAATCGGAAAATTATATTATCACCTCGTAACCAGGAGCAAGCAGCTTTTCTTAAATCATCTTATGGCTGTGATATTGCGGCTAATAATCAGGCTGTTATTGATGAATGTACGGCTGTTTTACTAGCGGTTAGGCCTGACAAGTTGAAAGATTTAGTAACTGAAATAGCCCCGACTTCAGACCATTTGCTTATTTCATGTATAGCAGGAATTTCACTGAAACGTTTACAAACACTACTTCCCAATACAACCATAGTTAGGACACAACCTCTAGCATCTGTAGAAGTTGGTGAAGGCGTAGTGCCTTTGTTTCCTCAAAATTCAACAGCGCAATCTATACTTAACCCAATAGGCAAGCTAATGGTGTTTGATTCTGAATCAGACTATGATCTTGCTGGTGTTGCTGCTGTTATAAATGGTGTTTTGTTTGCTTTTATGGCGGAATTAAGTGGGTGGTTTCAGAGCAAAGGAATGACAGATGAGCAGTCGAGAGAACTTGTAACTCATACATTACGAGGTGCAACAGGGTTAGCTGGCTATAAACTTGATCAAAGGCTCATAGATATTAATCGTACTATTGCAACACCTGATACATTTACCCGTACTGCCCAAGATATTATTAAAGAAAAAGGTGGCTTTGAGGCGTGGCTGAAGGCATGTGATGAAATTAAAAGCCAGTTTAGCGAATAA
- the leuA gene encoding 2-isopropylmalate synthase, whose translation MFNYNKYRPFQPICLTDRTWPDQVITQAPNWCSVDLRDGNQALINPMDVEKKTRLFKLLVKLGFKEIEVGFPSASQPDFDFVRSLIDNNLIPDDVTIQILTQAREELIARSYKALKGAKNAIVHVYNSTSQVQREQVFGKDKAGIKDIAIQGARWVREYSEQYPETSWAFQYSPESFTGTEMDYAVEVCNAVIQEWQPKSGRRVILNLPATVEMSTPNIFADQVEYFCRKVNDRDLVEISLHTHNDRGCGVAAAELGVMAGADRIEGTLLGNGERTGNMDIVTMAMNLYSQGVNPELDFSNVKEIIETVEYCTELHVSPRHPWVGELVYTAFSGSHQDAIRKSMQYHEKHQLPHWQVAYLPIDPRDIGRDYEAVVRINSQSGKGGVALILERDYNISLPKWMHSEVSKVVQESTEKSGAEITSLEIKSIFDKYFTDRNSQWILDGYDVHTRDGKVSGEFCIPAIASALFGEGKGIVEALVNALEAQFGFDIRVSHLDECALSEGTNAQAQACIALVINGEKYCSVTIGEDTSAAVLQGVLTAFSRSELPQVAVA comes from the coding sequence ATGTTTAACTACAACAAATACCGCCCTTTTCAGCCGATTTGTTTAACTGATCGCACATGGCCAGATCAAGTTATCACTCAAGCACCGAACTGGTGCAGTGTTGATCTGAGAGATGGGAACCAAGCACTTATTAATCCAATGGATGTAGAGAAAAAAACACGTCTGTTTAAGTTATTAGTTAAACTGGGCTTTAAAGAAATTGAGGTTGGCTTTCCTTCGGCGTCTCAGCCCGATTTCGACTTTGTACGTTCACTAATTGACAATAACTTGATTCCTGATGATGTTACGATCCAAATATTGACTCAAGCGCGTGAAGAGCTTATTGCCCGTTCATATAAAGCATTGAAAGGAGCAAAAAATGCAATTGTTCACGTATACAATTCAACATCGCAGGTACAACGCGAGCAAGTATTTGGTAAAGATAAAGCTGGGATCAAAGATATAGCGATACAGGGTGCACGTTGGGTTCGCGAATACTCGGAACAGTACCCGGAAACATCTTGGGCATTTCAATACTCACCTGAAAGCTTTACAGGCACAGAAATGGACTATGCGGTTGAGGTATGTAATGCTGTTATCCAAGAATGGCAACCAAAAAGTGGCCGCCGCGTGATTCTTAATCTGCCGGCTACGGTAGAAATGTCGACACCAAATATATTTGCTGACCAAGTTGAGTATTTTTGCCGTAAAGTAAACGATCGTGATTTAGTAGAGATTAGCCTTCATACCCATAATGACCGAGGTTGTGGTGTGGCTGCCGCAGAACTTGGTGTTATGGCCGGAGCAGATAGAATTGAAGGTACTTTGTTAGGTAACGGAGAACGCACTGGTAATATGGATATCGTTACCATGGCCATGAATCTATATTCTCAAGGTGTTAATCCCGAACTTGATTTTTCTAACGTTAAAGAGATTATTGAAACGGTAGAGTATTGCACTGAATTGCATGTATCTCCTCGACATCCGTGGGTTGGTGAATTAGTGTACACGGCTTTTTCGGGAAGTCATCAAGATGCGATTCGTAAGTCTATGCAATATCATGAGAAACATCAGCTACCTCATTGGCAAGTTGCCTATCTGCCGATTGACCCACGCGATATAGGTCGAGATTATGAAGCCGTAGTTCGAATTAACAGTCAAAGTGGCAAGGGGGGAGTGGCTCTTATCTTAGAGCGTGACTACAACATTAGTTTGCCAAAATGGATGCATTCTGAAGTCAGCAAAGTGGTTCAAGAAAGTACTGAAAAAAGTGGTGCAGAAATAACTTCATTGGAAATCAAATCTATCTTTGACAAATACTTTACAGACCGAAATTCACAATGGATTCTAGATGGTTATGATGTGCATACACGCGATGGCAAGGTATCAGGAGAGTTTTGTATTCCAGCTATTGCTTCTGCACTATTTGGTGAAGGAAAAGGCATCGTTGAAGCTTTAGTCAATGCATTGGAAGCGCAATTTGGATTCGATATTCGTGTATCACACTTAGATGAATGTGCTCTATCTGAAGGTACAAATGCTCAGGCTCAAGCTTGTATCGCTCTAGTTATCAATGGGGAAAAATACTGTAGCGTAACTATAGGTGAAGATACATCTGCAGCTGTATTACAAGGTGTGCTTACAGCATTTTCTCGTAGTGAACTCCCTCAGGTAGCAGTTGCATAA
- the dapA gene encoding 4-hydroxy-tetrahydrodipicolinate synthase produces MKLDGIFVPVVTPFTEDNKVNFEALGKLLDWQIEAGVAGIVACGTTGEYYTFSDTERMEVLSFIAEHVGDRALLIAGVNDTHTKGSVQKAEQAKALGYQALMLAPPIYCLPQQSEIIKHYQTVSQQVGLPIIMYNFPARSGVEIEVETVIELSQDEYIVGIKESSGDFTRALSLINANLENFSVVCGSDDQGADYLFWGVRSWIGGAANYLPEAHVQMLECARIGDYKTLRTIMSKLLPVIQNQESADYNQKAKLALIHRGQEVGAIRPPLLPISDDDQTDFVQLLDAALR; encoded by the coding sequence ATGAAGCTCGACGGTATTTTTGTACCTGTTGTTACCCCATTTACTGAAGATAACAAAGTTAATTTTGAAGCTTTAGGGAAATTGCTGGACTGGCAGATTGAGGCCGGTGTTGCTGGAATTGTCGCGTGTGGTACCACTGGTGAATACTACACCTTCAGTGATACGGAACGTATGGAAGTACTTTCCTTTATAGCCGAACATGTTGGGGACCGCGCCCTTCTGATCGCTGGGGTGAATGATACACATACTAAAGGCTCTGTACAAAAGGCTGAGCAAGCTAAAGCTTTGGGTTATCAAGCTCTGATGCTGGCTCCACCAATTTACTGCTTGCCGCAGCAAAGTGAAATCATCAAACACTATCAGACGGTGAGTCAGCAAGTGGGCTTGCCAATCATCATGTATAATTTCCCAGCGCGCTCCGGTGTCGAAATTGAAGTTGAGACTGTAATTGAACTCAGCCAAGACGAATATATTGTTGGTATTAAAGAAAGCAGCGGAGACTTCACCCGTGCTTTATCTCTGATCAATGCCAACCTCGAGAACTTCTCCGTGGTCTGTGGTTCTGATGATCAGGGGGCTGATTACCTGTTCTGGGGTGTACGTTCATGGATTGGAGGTGCGGCAAACTATCTACCAGAAGCACACGTTCAGATGCTGGAATGTGCGCGTATTGGTGATTACAAAACTTTACGTACCATAATGTCCAAGCTACTACCGGTTATTCAAAATCAGGAATCGGCCGATTATAACCAAAAAGCTAAGCTTGCGTTGATCCATCGTGGTCAGGAAGTTGGTGCAATCCGCCCACCTTTGTTGCCTATCAGCGATGACGATCAAACTGATTTCGTTCAACTGCTCGATGCAGCGTTACGATAG
- a CDS encoding DMT family transporter yields MQQRKPIDATSFSLMVIFCMIMGGQQVAIKTVSSDMAPIVQLALRSLFAAVLILTYMRFKKERFVSESGAIKYGVLAGVFFALEFFLLGEALTRTTAAHAVVFLYSSPIFTALILHLFIPSERMSLVQWVGILVAFSGIGVVFWVPSSTITESTFIGDILAFLAALAWSLTTVIVRSTSLAKVPVKQVVFYQLIVGFVLLAVAATVTQQWHFNSTPMVWGNLLFQSVVVSFVAFLMWFWLLSRYQASQIGILSFMTPLFGVVFGYILLGELLDRQFLIGSTLILSGIFVVNSTSWALRRIHHLQQAKG; encoded by the coding sequence ATGCAACAACGAAAACCTATCGATGCCACCTCTTTCTCACTTATGGTCATCTTTTGTATGATCATGGGAGGCCAGCAAGTCGCAATTAAAACCGTAAGTTCAGATATGGCCCCCATCGTCCAACTTGCCTTGCGCTCTTTGTTCGCAGCCGTTTTGATCCTGACGTACATGCGTTTTAAAAAAGAACGTTTTGTCTCTGAATCCGGCGCAATAAAATATGGAGTGCTTGCGGGAGTGTTTTTTGCATTAGAATTTTTCTTATTGGGAGAAGCACTAACCCGAACAACCGCTGCTCACGCCGTCGTGTTTTTATATAGCTCGCCGATTTTCACCGCTTTAATTCTTCATCTATTTATTCCATCAGAAAGGATGTCTTTGGTTCAGTGGGTGGGGATTCTGGTTGCTTTTTCCGGAATAGGTGTCGTTTTCTGGGTACCGAGTTCAACGATTACCGAAAGCACTTTCATCGGAGATATTCTTGCTTTCCTTGCTGCCTTAGCTTGGTCATTGACGACAGTGATTGTTCGAAGCACTTCACTCGCAAAAGTACCTGTGAAGCAAGTGGTCTTTTATCAGCTCATTGTTGGCTTCGTTCTATTAGCGGTGGCTGCTACCGTAACCCAACAGTGGCATTTCAATTCGACACCTATGGTGTGGGGTAACTTGTTGTTCCAATCGGTGGTCGTGTCATTTGTCGCCTTTTTAATGTGGTTTTGGCTACTAAGTCGCTATCAAGCATCACAAATTGGGATTCTCTCATTTATGACCCCTTTGTTTGGTGTGGTCTTTGGCTACATCTTGCTTGGAGAGCTGTTAGATAGACAATTCCTGATAGGATCGACATTAATTCTTTCTGGTATCTTTGTTGTCAATAGCACTAGCTGGGCATTAAGAAGAATTCATCATTTGCAACAAGCTAAAGGATGA
- a CDS encoding Lrp/AsnC family transcriptional regulator: MQLDRYDIKILSELQKDGSLSNQELADRIGLTAAPCSRRVHQLQDNGVIEGYSARVNERQVGLNLIALLYISMDKHIPERFATFEQAIAEIPEVTECNLITGHDADYQLKVAVADMDSYHDILLGKITRIQGVSGVNSSFIMRKVIDSTALPLHYVKKEK, from the coding sequence ATGCAACTTGACCGTTATGACATAAAGATTTTGTCTGAATTACAGAAAGATGGCTCTCTCTCAAATCAAGAGCTGGCTGATCGTATCGGTTTGACGGCTGCTCCATGCTCGCGCCGAGTGCATCAGCTTCAGGATAATGGTGTTATCGAAGGCTATTCCGCTCGCGTGAATGAAAGACAAGTGGGACTGAATCTTATAGCTCTTCTTTACATTAGTATGGATAAGCATATTCCAGAACGTTTTGCTACTTTCGAACAAGCAATAGCTGAAATACCTGAAGTAACTGAGTGTAATTTAATCACAGGCCACGATGCCGATTATCAGCTAAAAGTTGCGGTTGCAGATATGGATAGTTATCACGATATTCTTTTGGGGAAAATCACCCGTATTCAAGGTGTTTCGGGCGTAAACTCGTCTTTTATCATGCGAAAAGTTATCGACTCAACCGCCTTACCACTGCACTATGTAAAGAAAGAAAAGTAA
- a CDS encoding aldehyde dehydrogenase, producing the protein MSLTSFPLTKEQVYAAAECGELFAGCLVPNLSGTRTTIATQSPYDGQNIGKIEAGSEQEVNAAVAAARISFESGEWSALPLGERKAILQRWVGLMTEHSEELAALDCVDAGKPISECLNTDIPETIHTFSWYTEAIDKVFGRIAPTDCDTLGLIVKEPIGVVGAVLPWNFPAQMFAWKVAPALAAGNAVIVKPAEQTSLSAYRMVQLAYEAGVPEGTLTLVTGLGEAVGQPLGLHPDVDVVSFTGSTEVGRLFLQYSAQSNLKEIVLECGGKSPQIIFPDVYNLDEIIDDVLNAAFWNMSENCSCGSRLLIHSSIKEAFVGKLKAGLNSWKLGDPKDPEVKIGPMIELAHFEKVRGFLTQSIAEGATLLHGGGTPDIGAGIFVEPTIFDNITPEMALFQEEVFGPILAVTTFDTEEEAIQLANDSQYGLAASLYTADIRRAHRVSRQLKAGTVSVNCFSEGNIATPFGGYKQSGFGGRDNGLEAFDQYLQTKTVWFQN; encoded by the coding sequence ATGTCATTAACTAGTTTTCCATTAACAAAAGAGCAGGTCTATGCTGCTGCAGAGTGTGGTGAGTTATTTGCTGGATGTTTAGTGCCTAACTTGTCAGGTACTCGTACAACAATTGCGACCCAGAGTCCGTATGATGGTCAAAATATAGGAAAGATCGAAGCGGGCAGTGAGCAGGAGGTCAACGCTGCAGTGGCTGCGGCCCGTATTAGCTTTGAATCCGGTGAATGGTCTGCGCTGCCATTGGGCGAACGTAAGGCTATTCTGCAACGCTGGGTGGGTCTGATGACCGAGCATAGCGAAGAGCTTGCGGCACTGGATTGTGTTGATGCCGGAAAACCTATCAGTGAGTGCCTGAATACAGATATTCCGGAGACTATCCATACATTCTCTTGGTACACCGAAGCCATTGACAAAGTCTTTGGCCGTATTGCACCGACAGATTGCGATACATTGGGTCTGATAGTTAAAGAGCCCATTGGTGTCGTTGGCGCTGTGTTACCATGGAATTTTCCTGCGCAGATGTTTGCTTGGAAAGTAGCCCCTGCACTGGCGGCAGGAAATGCAGTAATTGTGAAACCAGCTGAACAAACAAGTCTAAGTGCTTATCGCATGGTGCAATTGGCATATGAAGCTGGTGTACCAGAAGGAACATTGACGTTGGTCACGGGCCTAGGGGAAGCTGTTGGCCAGCCGCTAGGTCTGCACCCCGACGTTGATGTGGTGTCGTTTACCGGTAGCACGGAAGTGGGGAGATTGTTCCTGCAATACTCGGCACAAAGTAACCTTAAAGAGATTGTGCTGGAGTGCGGTGGAAAGAGTCCTCAGATCATTTTCCCTGATGTTTACAATCTGGATGAGATCATTGATGACGTGCTCAATGCAGCTTTCTGGAACATGAGTGAAAACTGTAGTTGCGGTTCGCGTCTCCTGATTCATAGCAGTATTAAAGAAGCGTTTGTCGGTAAACTTAAAGCTGGCTTAAATAGCTGGAAATTGGGTGACCCTAAAGACCCAGAAGTCAAAATTGGACCTATGATTGAACTGGCACACTTTGAAAAAGTGCGGGGATTTTTGACGCAATCTATTGCTGAAGGAGCAACACTGTTACATGGTGGTGGAACACCGGATATCGGTGCAGGGATATTCGTGGAACCGACCATTTTTGATAACATCACTCCAGAAATGGCACTATTTCAAGAAGAAGTCTTTGGCCCAATTCTTGCGGTCACTACTTTTGATACTGAGGAAGAGGCAATCCAATTGGCCAATGATAGTCAATATGGATTGGCGGCCTCGCTATATACTGCGGATATTCGCCGTGCCCACCGAGTGTCGCGTCAGTTGAAAGCAGGAACTGTTTCGGTGAACTGTTTTAGTGAAGGTAATATCGCAACCCCATTCGGTGGTTATAAGCAGTCCGGCTTCGGTGGACGAGACAACGGTCTAGAAGCTTTTGACCAGTACCTGCAAACCAAGACTGTTTGGTTCCAGAACTAG
- a CDS encoding AraC family transcriptional regulator, protein MYFRVAQVPANSSYPNHSHPWGEFVYSYNGVMEVRIGRRTYLAPSQYGIWLPPGIEHQGSNQYEATHCSLYIEKSYASVLPNRVCALQVTPLVRSALEHLKKFVPSSPYSEEQTRLIRVIYDQLKLSNSIESFLPSTEDAMLSRVLNYIENNLDQDIPIKTLAAHVYVTERTLMRKSNKELGMSLTEWKQKLKVLQAMDRLELGDSIETIALELGYSSSSAFISMFKRIMGVTPKEYVKMNV, encoded by the coding sequence ATGTATTTTCGTGTTGCACAAGTGCCTGCTAACTCAAGTTATCCAAACCACAGCCATCCTTGGGGGGAGTTTGTCTATTCTTACAATGGCGTTATGGAAGTGAGAATTGGTCGACGGACCTACTTAGCGCCATCACAGTATGGGATTTGGCTTCCCCCTGGAATAGAGCACCAAGGTTCCAACCAATATGAGGCAACTCACTGCTCTTTATATATCGAGAAGAGTTATGCCAGCGTATTACCAAACAGAGTATGTGCTCTGCAAGTCACACCATTGGTTCGCTCGGCACTTGAGCATTTAAAAAAATTTGTACCTTCATCGCCCTACTCAGAAGAGCAAACCCGCTTAATCCGAGTTATCTACGATCAACTTAAGCTGTCTAATTCCATTGAGAGCTTTTTACCTTCGACAGAAGATGCAATGTTATCTAGAGTCCTCAATTACATCGAAAATAATCTAGATCAAGACATCCCCATTAAAACGTTGGCAGCCCATGTTTACGTTACCGAGCGTACTTTAATGCGTAAGAGCAACAAAGAGTTGGGAATGTCGCTAACAGAGTGGAAGCAAAAACTTAAAGTGCTTCAAGCCATGGATCGATTAGAACTGGGGGATAGCATCGAAACCATTGCCCTCGAGCTTGGCTATTCCAGTTCGTCGGCGTTTATATCTATGTTTAAAAGAATCATGGGGGTAACTCCAAAAGAATACGTTAAGATGAATGTGTAA
- a CDS encoding MFS transporter has product MKKIPYPSRFIISVCLCSIVTFSNIYWLQPLLPVLQQEFQISSLSANLAMSAPLLGMGLGLLIFASWSDSVGRCKILLGGTAIGLVISLALPLIHNYPLFLSFRFLQGMFLSVCPALAVPLLGEELRKSWLPSAVGYYVASNTIGGISSRLLGGISSEYLNGWANAGYVIAGISLILFVIIYLLLPPQKHFKAQPFKLKHCIKAYGQHMKKPQLVMLYLLIGLAFGTFVNLSSYLMIVLGDFPYNLPSDIRSLMFLTLLGGTTSSLLAGKFAKKHSQISGVVMGISIMLVANFIMSWSNMYTMIVGMIMVSIGFFFVHAQASTLIGKSVTKAKGSAQGLYSLFYYSGASLGVFYLEPFYQYWGWQGILGATRVALGACILLTVLYQWVGSYSNHRSHALS; this is encoded by the coding sequence GTGAAAAAAATACCCTACCCTAGCAGATTTATAATTTCAGTATGCCTTTGTTCTATAGTGACGTTTTCTAACATTTACTGGTTACAACCATTATTACCAGTATTACAGCAGGAGTTTCAGATAAGTTCATTATCAGCAAACCTAGCAATGTCAGCACCTCTGCTTGGTATGGGGTTAGGGTTACTTATTTTTGCTAGTTGGTCTGATTCTGTTGGTCGCTGTAAAATTTTACTTGGGGGAACCGCCATCGGGTTAGTCATTTCTTTGGCCTTACCTCTCATCCACAATTATCCACTGTTTTTATCTTTTCGTTTTCTACAGGGTATGTTTTTATCGGTATGCCCGGCATTAGCAGTGCCGTTACTAGGGGAAGAGTTAAGAAAAAGCTGGTTACCTAGTGCTGTTGGTTACTATGTTGCGTCCAATACTATTGGTGGAATAAGCAGTCGTTTACTGGGAGGCATAAGCTCTGAATACCTTAATGGTTGGGCTAATGCTGGTTACGTTATCGCTGGTATTAGTCTGATTCTCTTTGTCATTATTTATTTACTACTGCCTCCACAAAAGCATTTTAAAGCTCAGCCTTTCAAACTTAAGCATTGTATTAAAGCTTATGGTCAACATATGAAAAAACCTCAGTTAGTGATGCTCTATTTATTGATTGGCTTAGCATTCGGTACTTTTGTTAACCTCTCTAGCTATTTGATGATTGTTCTGGGTGATTTCCCGTACAACCTTCCAAGTGATATTCGTAGCTTGATGTTTTTAACATTGCTAGGTGGAACAACAAGTTCATTACTTGCCGGTAAGTTTGCAAAAAAACACAGTCAAATATCCGGCGTTGTAATGGGCATTAGTATTATGCTCGTGGCTAACTTTATAATGAGTTGGTCAAATATGTACACTATGATAGTTGGTATGATCATGGTATCGATTGGCTTCTTTTTCGTTCACGCTCAGGCCAGTACATTAATTGGGAAAAGTGTTACCAAAGCTAAAGGGAGTGCACAGGGTCTATACAGCCTCTTTTATTACTCTGGGGCCAGCCTGGGAGTTTTCTATCTCGAGCCTTTTTATCAGTACTGGGGATGGCAAGGTATATTAGGTGCAACAAGAGTAGCATTAGGTGCCTGCATTCTTCTTACAGTGCTTTATCAGTGGGTTGGTTCTTATTCAAACCACCGCTCACATGCGCTTTCATAA